A genomic window from Camelina sativa cultivar DH55 chromosome 2, Cs, whole genome shotgun sequence includes:
- the LOC104749500 gene encoding uncharacterized protein LOC104749500 — MYKPLFLRIVSSIENGVPYFTQRRDATGRLGLSALQKCTAAIRMLAYGCAADALDEYLRLAKTTAHKCLEKFVDGEINLFGDEYLRRPTSEDLQRLLNIGEHRGFPGMVGSIDCMHWEWKNCPTA, encoded by the coding sequence ATGTACAAACCGTTGTTCCTGCGCATTGTTAGTAGtattgagaatggagttccGTACTTCACACAAAGACGAGATGCAACTGGAAGGCTTGGTCTATCagcacttcaaaaatgtacgGCAGCTATCCGTATGTTGGCATACGGATGTGCAGCAGATGCACTGGATGAATATCTACGTCTGGCTAAAACAACCGCCCACAAATGCCTTGAAAAATTTGTAGACGGAGAGATAAATCTTTTTGGAGACGAGTATCTCAGAAGACCTACATCGGAAGACCTCCAACGATTACTGAATATTGGAGAACATCGCGGTTTCCCCGGAATGGTAGGaagcatagattgtatgcattgggagtggaagaattgtcccacggCATAG